One segment of Streptomyces bathyalis DNA contains the following:
- the ilvE gene encoding branched-chain-amino-acid transaminase, translating into MDANERIAYVGEEFVPEAKATVSILDHAVLYGDGVFETVVAWKGRIFKLDAHVRRFLRSCAAVALDCPVTQEHLTELIVETVRRNGLENAYIKWILTRGSNGTPLMDPAGCVPNLIIMARPYIDRSSATGLRVKTVAVRRPPGHVLDAHVKSLNYLNLVMAKVEAKAAGADQALILDVHGRLCEAPGFNIFVSADGVLKTPRHDVLRGITRETTMELATERGLQVQETELELYDAYTADEVFLTSTAGGLVPVVEVDGRTVGDGKPGPVLSALQEDYRNALASARWSTPIG; encoded by the coding sequence ATGGACGCCAACGAACGAATCGCCTACGTCGGTGAAGAGTTTGTCCCAGAGGCGAAAGCAACGGTGTCGATCCTGGACCACGCGGTGCTCTACGGAGACGGGGTCTTCGAGACCGTGGTCGCCTGGAAAGGCCGGATCTTCAAACTGGACGCCCATGTCCGGCGGTTCCTGCGGTCGTGCGCGGCGGTGGCCCTGGACTGCCCCGTCACCCAGGAACACCTGACGGAGCTGATCGTCGAGACGGTACGCCGGAACGGCCTGGAGAACGCTTACATCAAGTGGATCCTCACCCGCGGCTCAAACGGGACACCCCTGATGGACCCCGCCGGTTGCGTGCCGAACCTCATCATCATGGCGCGGCCGTACATCGACCGATCGTCGGCGACCGGTCTTCGCGTGAAGACCGTCGCCGTTCGCCGCCCGCCGGGGCACGTTCTCGACGCGCACGTGAAAAGCCTCAACTACCTCAACCTGGTCATGGCCAAGGTGGAAGCCAAGGCCGCCGGCGCGGACCAGGCACTCATCCTCGACGTGCACGGCCGCCTCTGCGAAGCGCCGGGGTTCAACATCTTCGTCTCCGCTGACGGGGTGTTGAAGACACCTCGCCACGACGTGCTCCGCGGCATCACCAGGGAGACGACCATGGAGCTGGCCACCGAGAGAGGGCTCCAGGTACAGGAAACCGAGCTCGAACTGTACGACGCCTACACCGCCGACGAAGTGTTCCTCACCAGCACGGCAGGCGGCCTCGTCCCGGTAGTCGAGGTGGACGGACGCACGGTCGGCGATGGCAAGCCCGGACCGGTGTTGTCAGCGCTCCAGGAGGACTACCGCAATGCACTGGCCTCTGCCCGCTGGAGCACACCGATCGGGTAG